One window of the Salmo trutta chromosome 35, fSalTru1.1, whole genome shotgun sequence genome contains the following:
- the mia3 gene encoding transport and Golgi organization protein 1 homolog isoform X1, with product MAVNVSHVYILLVFINHFISNAATEKRFSDFKRCADEECSLLLCRGKASSDFTGPDCRFLSFKKGETVYVYYKLSGRRTDIWAGSVGNRFGYFHKDQLAINHIYTEKELEIPAQETDFVCFDTGHDKFDSYDIESLLVSSLLLTDQDKSVQGTTETLDRNKSAESTTVEVEEPPPEVTLLENDEIDSDVPEDIDKLLEEFPEDKDPGHFDPLESSLPQPETVIQLLLHQEFQSNTVVEPNTVVEPTAEGIKDDLQKYQLRTEDSVLDSVVEPEQGETKESLSEPLSKDDPELENAPDGFSEGRPVPELKTILGTTFDAVTSDDEETRKVTPYDEEDEGSEEFEYQQDEKSDHHLRETPLLAFSEEHSNLEHEDILESEQTDEEESPPETAEKQDSKDKNLWSLGDTVNIVSGGERTAHVTGSEEEEDDDEDDEGEIAPEEPPKIEEPKENIQLLANDPKQEPEVTEQPHEEPVVSNFLEEAVKMPDVDSQTLLFEDEPEGDIEPSTPPADEVIPFEHTEEALADNLTVNESPVPKHISQTEMLSDFDSNTSDSEQMQAVEELPIQKEPKENIQLLANDPKQEPEVTEQPHEVIFEEPIDSDFLEAVKMPDVDSQTLQLEDEPEEGDIEPSIPLDDEVIPFEHTEEALAENLTVNESPVPKHVSQTELLSDFDSKTNVSEQKQAIELPIQKESRDFSQVENKLKPGGTELFRRLRGPNVPDPTKNTMVKERHEELPVDKEDLIDPENLEIEEELLEDENAALSFSSKTEHTDEDKESRSEFGSEQSNNATETEVVSSDELDVVQIEEAIDIEPEEHDIEDSESAGLDQTHTPSLEDKVPDLLSGQEPEYSDDVLRLTLLRSHFKEEDMARFQKILGLQNLFRVEFLFSDLEQELNAALMSQTNTSEDIEKVLEAILEASETPILDEIERMLNARENADVQQETEFDEEATILDNFQELAFTLHQKYSTTSDSSPLAEDSQLHPDTDGGVSDAEEEQTFPHSVGDINEDNLTVTETGEETKASEEKTDHEGHNRPDLDMGLEEDVGHFNRNQDNQPEEIQRGPQAILENTLDMGLVDMEHPSSGSLESPPVSDFQEEEQSGSSFVSVLICSGSLVTLVYEYLGIYAVMMVTCLPEEWKPGPDFYGVSWEPVLVTAGAGFIGFLFLFWRSVLSVKRKSYLTTEKEMADRMKTFEQEKEEILLKVAELQQQGEELKEKKKLSEKSATSSLEKILELKNLVQEMERQNECLDEEKNLLARSFDEERTKTAKHQDMMSEMDKTIEKLKRSRKKTQEALSKATILMEEAKLREDARNVQHQVLEKDIATLREENISLHHTANSWEEKHREMSEQIKVYQKSQKDLEDSLAQKDHNVEVLSDLLGDLEACDDLKGGVVANGEAANDKQTVIRNRIKQMMDVTRVQTTLSVVEEERDRFMTKLLNEEKARKELEEQYQKLEHDILLVKSDKNHLENQYKTLQQKNEIITEMYQQKENALQQKLTKEEFERRNNEDRLTEVDGKALEAEEEVKVCRQRIKEIQDELKQTEKSYKAQIIEQEQKSHENWVIARAAERALLDEKKESTNLRIKLTEMSSKLNELRRPLFKPTPGMAPMPLRRGDSYGPSPVSGGAPSPPLMMEGPGRPPSAPVGRRNEPYGPRPPSDPHGRYPPDHKHPVAARPDAIAPRTSSPSSLDSSQTAPPQSQAEAQASTENPEANSGPRGPGSLLVSPISSPPNSGPGPLSHPSGLCYRPPPGPGPHHIPPPPLFMPPMYRPANGPNGHPGMMPPGPPPPNGHPPGPMMPPGQRPPPPGAYGPPHHRGPPPPHYGPVPPPFGVRGGPPMARPMGPPRPYMHYGPRDHSIPPQHLPTGAAPYPPHGGPRDFPGQPPMQQAPHGHDSSVGPQGQDYSSQQAAATPQPQDSVSSSMAEP from the exons ATGGCTGTAAATGTATCTCATGTATAcattttacttgtatttattaATCATTTCATATCCAATGCCGCCACCGAAAAGAGATTCTCCGACTTCAAACGATGTGCCGACGAGGAATGCAGTC TGCTCCTGTGCCGGGGGAAAGCATCAAGTGATTTCACTGGACCAGACTGTCGGTTCCTGTCTTTTAAAAAAGGAGAGACGGTATATGTCTACTATAAACTCTCAGGCAGAAGGACAGATATATGGGCGGGGTCT GTTGGTAACCGCTTTGGTTACTTCCATAAGGACCAACTCGCAATCAATCACATATACACCGAAAAAGAATTGGAGATTCCTGCTCAG GAAACCGACTTTGTTTGTTTCGACACCGGACACGATAAGTTTGACAGTTATGACATTGAGTCACTGTTAGTCTCCTCCTTATTGTTAACGGACCAAGACAAGTCTGTACAAGGAACCACAGAGACTTTAGACCGAAACAAAAGTGCAGAGAGCACCACAGTGGAAGTGGAAGAGCCTCCACCTGAAGTGACTCTGTTAGAAAACGATGAGATTGATAGTGATGTTCCTGAGGACATTGATAAGCTTTTAGAGGAGTTTCCAGAGGATAAAGATCCAGGCCATTTTGATCCTTTAGAGTCCTCTCTACCTCAGCCTGAAACTGTAATTCAACTCCTTTTGCATCAAGAGTTTCAATCTAACACAGTAGTTGAGCCCAACACAGTAGTTGAGCCCACAGCTGAGGGGATCAAAGATGACCTTCAGAAATATcagctgaggactgaggactcTGTGCTTGACAGTGTTGTTGAACCAGAGCAAGGTGAGACTAAAGAAAGCCTTTCAGAACCTCTATCCAAAGATGATCCTGAGTTAGAGAATGCACCAGATGGTTTTTCAGAAGGCAGACCTGTCCCTGAGTTGAAAACTATACTTGGAACAACTTTTGATGCGGTCACCTCCGATGACGAGGAAACTAGGAAGGTGACTCCATATGACGAGGAGGACGAGGGAAGTGAAGAGTTTGAATATCAGCAGGATGAGAAAAGTGATCATCATCTTAGGGAAACTCCATTGCTGGCTTTTTCTGAAGAACATTCTAATTTAGAACACGAGGACATTCTGGAATCTGAGCAGACAGATGAGGAAGAGAGTCCACCAGAGACAGCTGAAAAACAGGACTCCAAGGACAAGAACCTGTGGTCATTAGGTGATACAGTTAACATTGTCAGTGGTGGGGAAAGAACAGCTCATGTTACAGgttcagaggaggaagaggatgacgaCGAGGATGACGAAGGTGAGATTGCACCAGAGGAGCCTCCCAAAATTGAAGAACCCAAGGAGAATATACAGCTGCTAGCCAATGACCCAAAGCAGGAGCCAGAGGtaacagaacagccacatgaggAACCTGTAGTTTCTAATTTCCTTGAGGAGGCTGTCAAAATGCCTGATGTGGATTCCCAGACTTTGCTGTTTGAGGATGAACCTGAAGGTGACATTGAACCTTCAACACCGCCTGCTGATGAGGTGATTCCTTTTGAACATACTGAGGAGGCTTTAGCAGATAATCTTACAGTAAATGAAAGCCCAGTCCCTAAACACATCTCACAGACAGAAATGCTCTCAGACTTTGATAGTAATACTAGTGACTCAGAACAGATGCAAGCTGTTGAAGAACTCCCCATACAAAAAGAACCCAAGGAGAATATACAGCTGCTAGCCAACGACCCAAAGCAGGAGCCAGAGGTAACAGAACAGCCACACGAGGTCATCTTTGAGGAACCTATAGACTCTGATTTCCTTGAGGCTGTCAAAATGCCTGATGTGGATTCCCAGACTTTGCAGTTGGAGGATGAACCTGAAGAAGGTGACATTGAACCTTCAATACCGCTTGATGATGAGGTGATTCCTTTTGAACATACTGAGGAGGCTTTAGCAGAGAATCTTACAGTAAATGAAAGTCCAGTCCCTAAACACGTCTCACAGACTGAACTGCTCTCAGACTTTGATAGTAAAACTAACGTATCAGAGCAGAAACAAGCTATTGAACTCCCTATACAAAAAGAGTCAAGAGATTTCTCACAAGTAGAGAATAAATTGAAACCGGGTGGTACAGAGCTTTTCAGACGATTAAGAGGACCTAACGTCCCAGATCCAACTAAAAACACAATGGTTAAAGAGAGGCATGAAGAACTCCCTGTAGACAAGGAGGATTTGATAGACCCAGAGAACTTGGAGATTGAAGAAGAATTGCTAGAGGATGAAAATGCAGCATTGTCTTTTTCATCCAAAACCGAGCACACTGATGAGGACAAAGAAAGTAGATCGGAATTTGGGTCAGAGCAATCCAATAATGCTACAGAAACTGAGGTTGTATCTAGTGATGAGTTGGATGTTGTCCAAATTGAGGAGGCTATTGACATAGAACCTGAGGAGCATGACATAGAAGATTCAGAAAGCGCAGGCTTGGATCAAACACATACACCCTCACTTGAAGACAAAGTTCCAGATCTCCTTTCAGGCCAAGAGCCAGAATACAGTGATGATGTGTTGAGGCTGACGCTACTGCGCTCCCACTTCAAGGAAGAGGATATGGCGCGCTTCCAGAAGATTCTGGGTCTTCAGAACCTCTTCAGGGTGGAGTTCTTGTTCTCTGACCTGGAGCAGGAGCTGAATGCTGCCCTGATGTCACAGACAAACACCAGTGAGGACATTGAAAAGGTGCTGGAGGCCATTTTGGAGGCCTCTGAGACTCCAATCCTGGATGAGATTGAGAGGATGCTGAATGCACGGGAGAATGCTGACGTACAGCAGGAGACTGAGTTTGATGAGGAAGCCACCATCTTGGACAACTTCCAAGAGTTGGCGTTCACCCTGCATCAGAAGTACTCAACGACCAGCGACAGTTCTCCCTTGGCAGAGGACAGTCAACTACACCCTGACACCG ATGGGGGCGTGTCTGATGCAGAGGAAGAACAGACGTTCCCGCACTCTGTGGGGGACATAAACGAGGACAACCTCACTGTGACGGAGACGGGTGAAGAGACTAAGGCATCTGAGGAGAAGACTGACCATGAAGGCCACAACAGGCCAGATCTGGATATGGGTCTTGAGGAGGATGTGGGGCATTTTAACAGAAACCAAGACAATCAGCCAGAAGAAATCCAAAGGGGCCCTCAAGCTATTTTGGAAAATACCTTGGACATGGGACTTGTTGACATGGAGCACCCTTCCTCAG GCTCTTTGGAGTCGCCCCCTGTTTCTGATTTCCAGGAAGAGGAGCAGAGTGGTTCATCATTCGTATCGGTGTTAATTTGCTCTGGTAGTCTAGTCACCCTGGTTTATGAGTACCTTGGAATATATGCTGTTATG ATGGTCACCTGCCTGCCAGAGGAATGGAAGCCAGGTCCAGACTTTTACGGCGTGTCCTGGGAACCCGTGCTGGTCACTGCAGGCGCCGGGTTCATcggcttcctcttcctcttttggAGGAGCGTTCTATCT GTCAAAAGGAAGTCCTATCTAA CTACTGAAAAAGAGATGGCAGACAGGATGAAAACATTTGAACAAGAGAAGGAGGAGATACTCCTAAAGGTTGCTGAACTGCAACAACAG GGTGAAGAACTCAAAGAAAAGAAAAAGCTGTCTGAGAAATCGGCCACCTCATCTCTGGAAAAGATCCTAGAATTAAAA AATCTTGTgcaagagatggagagacaaaaTGAGTGCCTGGATGAGGAAAAGAACTTGCTCGCCAGATCCTTTGACGAAGAGCGGACAAAGACAGCGAAACATCAAGATATG ATGTCAGAAATGGACAAAACTATTGAGAAGTTGAAGCGGAGCAGAAAGAAGACTCAGGAGGCTCTCTCAAAG GCTACCATCCTGATGGAAGAAGCCAAGCTCCGCGAAGATGCAAGGAACGTCCAGCACCAGGTTCTGGAGAAGGATATCGCCACCCTGAGAGAGGAGAACATCTCG CTGCACCACACTGCCAATTCATGGGAGGAGAAGCACAGGGAGATGAGTGAGCAGATCAAAGTCTACCAGAAGTCCCAGAAAGATCTGGAGGACTCCCTTGCTCAGAAAGACCACAACGTTGAG GTTTTGTCTGACCTCCTGGGAGACCTCGAGGCCTGCGACGACCTGAAAGGAGGCGTCGTGGCTAACGGGGAAGCCGCTAATG ACAAGCAGACCGTCATCCGAAACCGCATTAAGCAAATGATGGATGTCACTCGG GTCCAGACCACTCTGTCTGTCGTGGAGGAAGAGCGCGATCGCTTCATGACCAAGCTGCTGAACGAAGAGAAAGCCAGGAAAGAGCTGGAAG AACAATACCAGAAGCTGGAGCATGACATCTTGTTGGTGAAAAGTGATAAGAACCACCTGGAGAACCAGTACAAGACCCTGCAGCAGAAGAACGAGATCATCACAGAGATGTACCAGCAGAAGGAGAACGCCTTGCAGCA GAAGCTAACCAAGGAGGAGTTTGAGCGTCGCAACAACGAGGACAGGCTGACTGAGGTGGACGGCAAGGCCCTGGAGGCCGAGGAGGAGGTCAAGGTGTGCAGGCAGCGTATCAAGGAGATCCAGGATGAACTGAAACAGACTGAAAAGTCCTACAAAGCCCAGATCATTGAGCAGGAGCAGAAATCCCATGAGAACTGG GTGATTGCACGCGCCGCAGAGCGAGCTCTGTTAGACGAGAAAAAGGAATCAACTAACCTCCGTATCAA ACTGACGGAGATGTCCAGCAAGCTGAATGAGCTCCGTAGGCCTCTATTCAAACCCACCCCTGGGATGGCTCCCATGCCACTCCGACGAG GTGACTCGTACGGGCCCTCGCCCGTGAGCGGAGGTGCCCCGTCCCCCCCTCTCATGATGGAGGGTCCTGGGCGACCCCCCTCTGCCCCTGTGGGGAGAAGGAACGAGCCCTACG GACCACGACCTCCATCTGACCCTCACGGTCGTTACCCCCCTGACCACAAACACCCAGTGGCTGCTAGACCTG ACGCCATTGCACCACGGACATCCTCTCCAAGCAGTCTGGACAGCTCG CAGACCGCTCCACCACAGTCACAGGCTGAGGCCCAGGCCTCCACAGAGAACCCAGAGGCA AACTCAGGACCTCGGGGCCCTGGCTCCCTCCTGGTCTCTCCTATCAGCTCCCCCCCCAACTCAGGCCCCGGCCCCCTCAGCCATCCCTCCGGACTCTGCTACCGTCCTCCTCCTGGCCCTGGGCCCCACCACATCCCTCCTCCCCCACTCTTCATGCCTCCCATGTACCGACCAGCCAACGGACCTAACGGACACCCAGGCATGATGCCTCCCGGACCCCCACCACCTAATGGACACCCACCTGGTCCCATGATGCCACCCGGACAGCGGCCTCCACCTCCTGGTGCCTACGGCCCCCCACACCACCGGGGCCCTCCTCCACCTCACTATGGACCAGTGCCTCCCCCATTCG GTGTTCGCGGCGGCCCCCCTATGGCCCGACCCATGGGACCACCGCGTCCCTACATGCACTACGGACCACGTGATCACTCCATCCCACCCCAGCACCTGCCCACAGGAGCGGCCCCATACCCTCCTCACGGCGGCCCCAGAGACTTCCCTGGGCAGCCCCCCATGCAGCAGGCCCCCCATGGGCATGACTCTTCTGTGGGTCCCCAGGGTCAAGACTACAGCTCCCAGCAGGCAGCAGCTACCCCCCAGCCCCAGGACTCAGTCAGCTCCTCCATGGCAGAGCCTTAG